The Lutibacter sp. A64 genome segment ATATCATATGATACGTCTTTTGTAAAACCAACAACACAGCCCGTATCAACTTTTAAAACTTCACCAACCTGTAATTGTTTTTTAGACATATTTCCTCCCGCATGTACAAATGCTAAACCATCACCTTCTAACTTTTGCATTATAAAACCTTCGCCTCCAAATAAACCTCTTCCTAATTTTTTTGAAAATTCTACACCAACAGAAACTCCTTTGGCTGCACATAAAAAAGCATCTTTTTGGCATACAAACTTACCTCCTAACTCACTTAAATCTATTGGTATAATTTTACCAGGATAAGGAGCTGCAAAAGAAACCTGCTTTTTTCCAACACCATTATTTGAAAACACTGTCATAAACAAACTTTCACCAGTTAATAGTCTTTTTCCTGCAGAAAATAATTTTCCTAAAATTCCTTCATTTTGGTTAGAACCATCTCCAAAAATTGTGTCCATTGTTATACCATCATTCATCATCATAAAACTTCCAGACTCTGCTACTACTCCTTCCTGTGGATCTAATTCTATTTCAACATATTGCATTTCTTCGCCTTGTATTTCATATTCTATCTCGTGTGCATTCATAATTAATTAAATTTTTAGTTAGTATTTATATTTTAAGGTTAATGCTTCTTTTTTGAACTTTTTAATTTTACACTCCATTCAAATTCGTAAACAGAAACTTGTTCATCATATTCATTAAGCCCAATTGATTTCATAACAATTGTTTGCCCTTCTCCCGTTTCAATTGTTTGTTTTAAAGCTCTATTAATTAAATTTCCATCTTTACAAATAAACCTAATTTTTCCAACAGCTTTTTTAGTAAACTTACCATTATGGTTTGTAACAAGCATAGAAATAGGCTTACCGCATTCTTGTATTTTTTTTATAACTAATGCACCTGTAGAAAGCTCTGCAGCCATTGATTGTACTGCAAAATACATGGATCTAAAAGGATTTTGATTTATCCATTTGTAAGTAACAGTTACAACAGCTTTTTCATTATCTAAATCTTTTAGTTTTACACCACATAAAAATGCTGATGG includes the following:
- a CDS encoding TIGR00266 family protein; the protein is MNAHEIEYEIQGEEMQYVEIELDPQEGVVAESGSFMMMNDGITMDTIFGDGSNQNEGILGKLFSAGKRLLTGESLFMTVFSNNGVGKKQVSFAAPYPGKIIPIDLSELGGKFVCQKDAFLCAAKGVSVGVEFSKKLGRGLFGGEGFIMQKLEGDGLAFVHAGGNMSKKQLQVGEVLKVDTGCVVGFTKDVSYDIEFVGGIKNTVFGGEGLFFATLKGPGTVYVQSLPFSRLAGRVLALAPQTGGKTRGEGSILGGIGNILDGDNR
- a CDS encoding DUF4442 domain-containing protein, with protein sequence MEVTVKKMNRFLMFKLPSAFLCGVKLKDLDNEKAVVTVTYKWINQNPFRSMYFAVQSMAAELSTGALVIKKIQECGKPISMLVTNHNGKFTKKAVGKIRFICKDGNLINRALKQTIETGEGQTIVMKSIGLNEYDEQVSVYEFEWSVKLKSSKKKH